A section of the Chryseobacterium ginsenosidimutans genome encodes:
- a CDS encoding transposase: MKTRKKPTPETYIKEIRRKTRRIFTAEQKILIVMEALRAETSVAELCRKHSIQESTFYKWNKEFLEAGKKRLSGDVVREATSDEVSQVREENKKLKEMVADLVLRYDIVKKSLDMLD; encoded by the coding sequence ATGAAAACCAGGAAGAAACCAACTCCTGAAACTTACATTAAAGAGATCAGGAGAAAAACCAGAAGAATCTTCACAGCCGAGCAAAAGATTCTCATTGTAATGGAAGCCCTTCGTGCAGAAACTTCTGTAGCAGAGCTCTGCCGTAAGCATAGCATTCAGGAATCAACCTTTTATAAATGGAACAAAGAATTTCTTGAGGCCGGTAAGAAACGCCTTTCTGGCGATGTAGTTCGTGAGGCTACTTCTGATGAAGTTAGCCAGGTACGTGAAGAAAACAAGAAGCTAAAAGAAATGGTTGCTGATCTTGTTTTACGGTATGATATTGTAAAAAAAAGCTTGGACATGCTGGACTAA
- a CDS encoding OB-fold protein: MKHARKEYRAGILKEITYILNMATKDCYINYIKQIDPDSPYIPKVNIEITTSELYRAYEANEVSADEHYKGEKMAVTGIVGNIGKDILDNPYISLKVDYFQFVNCYFSDKNNKIISQISKGQKVTIIGECAGLTLTDVVVQDCELWE, encoded by the coding sequence ATGAAGCACGCCAGAAAGGAATATCGAGCTGGAATCCTAAAGGAAATTACTTACATCCTTAATATGGCAACTAAAGATTGTTATATCAATTACATTAAACAGATTGATCCTGATAGTCCGTACATACCAAAAGTTAATATTGAAATAACTACATCAGAACTTTACAGAGCGTATGAGGCTAACGAAGTTTCTGCGGATGAACATTATAAAGGTGAAAAAATGGCGGTTACAGGCATCGTTGGTAATATTGGAAAAGATATTTTGGATAATCCTTACATCTCTTTAAAAGTAGATTATTTCCAGTTTGTCAATTGCTATTTTTCAGACAAAAACAATAAAATTATTTCTCAGATCAGTAAAGGGCAAAAAGTTACCATTATCGGAGAATGTGCAGGACTTACACTTACGGACGTTGTAGTTCAGGATTGTGAATTGTGGGAATGA